One part of the Dysidea avara chromosome 10, odDysAvar1.4, whole genome shotgun sequence genome encodes these proteins:
- the LOC136236654 gene encoding fibronectin type 3 and ankyrin repeat domains protein 1-like, with amino-acid sequence MEVPSRPDPPVVGKVTHYSIELYWKRPSQGSDKISYCIQEEESSAKGGGYGAVYNGFALSHTLTGLEPQTQYKFRLRAGNSMGYSPWSPTITVATTGMPITGETLHRAVNRDSVESVVEILEAVPNLVDVTDNFGNSPLMVTCRLGSVKMAKALLDHNADIDFTNKAGHTCVMEACYYGHLSIVELLREKGASWLTRDKGGLSPIHWAVDGGHIDVVQYILNDGMDVDDTDGISKWTPLMRLASLGGSIQMAQVLIDRGAKVNKLDNEGKSVLMLATLRSNEQLVKLLLKSGADAQYKNGYGKTALDFAMTFNRKELISTLESHTNVNNEEP; translated from the exons ATGGAAG TACCGAGCAGGCCTGATCCGCCAGTGGTCGGCAAAGTCACTCATTACAGCATCGAGCTCTACTGGAAGAGACCTAGCCAAGGATCAGACAAAATTAGCTATTGCATTCAAGAGGAAGAGTCTAGTGCAAAAGGGGGTGGATATGGGGCTGTGTACAA TGGTTTTGCACTTAGCCACACACTGACTGGCTTGGAACCACAGACACAGTACAAGTTTCGACTCAGAGCTGGTAACAGCATGGGATATAGCCCATGGAGTCCTACTATTACTGTAGCCACAACAG GCATGCCAATCACAGGTGAAACACTTCACAGGGCTGTCAATAGGGATTCGGTTGAATCAGTAGTTGAAATTTTAGAAGCCGT GCCTAACTTAGTTGATGTTACAGACAACTTTGGAAATTCTCCTTTAATGGTTACCTGTCGGCTAGGCTCTGTGAAGATGGCAAAGGCTCTCCTTGATCATAATGCTGACATAGACTTCACAAATAAAGCTGGACATACCTG TGTTATGGAGGCTTGTTACTATGGACACTTATCAATTGTGGAGTTACTAAGAGAAAAAGGAGCATCATGGCTGACAAGGGATAAAGGTGGCTTGTCTCCAATACACTGGGCTGTAGATGGTGGTCATATTGATGTAGTACAATACATTCTAAATGACGGAATGGAT GTTGATGACACAGATGGTATATCTAAGTGGACCCCACTCATGAGGCTGG CCTCACTGGGTGGTAGTATACAGATGGCTCAGGTACTGATTGATCGTGGGGCGAAGGTTAATAAGTTGGATAATGAAGGAAAATCAGTTTTAATG CTTGCCACTTTGAGAAGTAATGAGCAACTTGTGAAACTATTACTAAAGAGTGGAGCAGATGCTCAGTATAAAAATGGA TATGGAAAAACGGCTCTTGAT